The Tardiphaga alba genome includes a window with the following:
- a CDS encoding glutathione S-transferase family protein, with protein sequence MALQLYELVGTDADRPFSPFCWRTRMALAHKGLQATSIPWRFTEKDAILQHKSEKVPVLLDGERAVSDSWTIANYLEDTYPDRPSLFGGAGGRAMGRMLNWWGDTVVLAGMFPFIVADIHGHLRPADQVYFRESREARFKKTLEEVSAGRDQGVAGFRKSLDPMRLTLKTQPFLGGDQPNYADYIVFGPFQWARAISEFQLLAPDDPVYAWRERLLDAFDGMARKSAGYAV encoded by the coding sequence ATGGCGCTGCAACTCTACGAACTCGTCGGCACCGATGCGGACCGTCCCTTCAGTCCGTTTTGCTGGCGGACGCGGATGGCGCTCGCCCATAAGGGGCTGCAAGCGACATCCATTCCGTGGCGCTTCACCGAGAAGGACGCGATCCTCCAGCACAAGTCGGAAAAGGTGCCGGTGCTGCTCGACGGTGAGCGCGCCGTCAGCGATTCCTGGACCATCGCCAATTATCTCGAAGACACTTATCCGGATCGTCCGTCGCTGTTCGGCGGTGCGGGCGGCCGTGCGATGGGGCGGATGCTGAACTGGTGGGGTGATACGGTCGTGCTCGCGGGCATGTTTCCGTTCATCGTCGCCGACATTCACGGCCATCTGCGTCCCGCGGATCAGGTCTATTTCCGCGAGAGCCGGGAAGCGCGTTTCAAGAAGACACTGGAAGAGGTCTCGGCCGGTCGCGACCAGGGCGTGGCCGGGTTCCGCAAGTCCCTCGATCCAATGCGCCTGACCTTGAAGACCCAGCCATTTCTGGGCGGCGACCAGCCCAATTATGCGGATTACATCGTGTTCGGGCCGTTCCAGTGGGCGCGAGCGATCTCCGAATTTCAACTGCTGGCACCTGATGATCCCGTTTATGCGTGGCGCGAGCGGTTGCTTGATGCATTTGACGGCATGGCGCGAAAATCGGCGGGATACGCCGTCTAG
- a CDS encoding glutathione binding-like protein: MIDLHYWSTPNGHKITIFLEETGLPYKVIPVNIAKGEQFKPDFLAIAPNNRIPAMVDHAPKDGSKPVSIFESGAMLVYLAEKTGQFLSADLHARYDAMQWVFWQMGGLGPMAGQNHHFRNYAQEKITYAIDRYVNETNRLYGVLNKRLSDRDYIAGDYSIADMASYPWIVPYKNQGQDINDFPHLKRWLEKIAERPAVQRAYAVAKEVNPNFGQPPIRTDEERKILFGQTARVVKD; this comes from the coding sequence ATGATCGATCTCCATTACTGGAGCACGCCGAACGGCCACAAGATCACGATCTTCCTGGAAGAGACCGGGCTGCCCTACAAGGTGATCCCGGTGAATATCGCCAAGGGCGAGCAGTTCAAGCCGGACTTTCTTGCCATCGCACCGAACAACCGCATTCCGGCGATGGTCGATCACGCGCCGAAGGACGGCAGCAAGCCGGTGTCGATTTTCGAATCCGGTGCGATGCTGGTTTATCTCGCCGAGAAGACCGGCCAGTTTCTCTCCGCGGATCTGCATGCGCGCTACGACGCCATGCAATGGGTGTTCTGGCAGATGGGCGGGCTCGGGCCGATGGCCGGGCAGAACCATCACTTCCGCAATTACGCGCAGGAGAAGATCACCTACGCCATCGATCGCTATGTCAACGAGACCAACCGGCTCTATGGCGTGCTGAACAAGCGCCTCTCCGATCGCGATTATATCGCCGGCGATTATTCCATTGCCGACATGGCGAGCTATCCGTGGATCGTGCCCTACAAGAACCAGGGCCAGGACATCAACGATTTCCCGCATCTCAAACGCTGGCTCGAGAAGATCGCCGAGCGACCTGCCGTGCAGCGCGCTTATGCTGTCGCGAAAGAGGTCAATCCGAATTTCGGCCAGCCACCGATCCGCACCGATGAGGAGCGCAAGATCCTGTTCGGGCAGACGGCGCGTGTGGTGAAGGACTGA
- a CDS encoding GAF domain-containing hybrid sensor histidine kinase/response regulator translates to MSLLLEPNFDRNRVRPAFLTGGGICADLIAAKDWATTPLGAMGGWPQCLKNATALLLRSQVPIVMLWGDEGVMLYNDAYSGFAGGRHPDLLGSNVREGWPEVADFNDNVMTVCLAGDTLHYRDHELTLHRNGTPERVWMDLDYSPVLDEAGQPAGVICILAETTERVAADRRSAFLSSLSDELRALTTPADIMSLTADRIGRWLGASRVFYAEIASGRMTVERDFTHGVSSIVGEHSLEAFGPDLLAAYKVGTPVVVRNVRTDDRLSPEASAGLSSREVGAFVDVVLFEEAQWVGLLAVQNATPRVWTASEETLVQEVGERVKIAVERARAERDRLWDLSQDLLARADYVGMMSAVNPAWTQALGWSENELLTRGYATFMHPDDEPPTIEAIARMAETRQPTRFENRIATKDGAWKHIEWTVAPEPDSNNFVAVGRDLSEAKAREADLQAAQEALRQSQKMEAVGQLTGGIAHDFNNMLTGVIGGLDLIQRNIAAGRMDRVQKYIDAASTSAQRAAGLTSRLLAFGRRQSLDLKVTDVNALVTSMEDLLHRTLGEQIALESHLADDLWAASTDANQLESALLNLCINARDAMPNGGKLTVETDNAELDDSYARDYPELQAGQYVILSVTDTGSGMSTSTIEKVFEPFFTTKPVGQGTGLGLSMIYGFARQSGGHIRIYSELGQGTTVKLFLPRFEGEIQTDVAPAIAIPRGAGETVMIVEDDASVRLIVTEVLNELGYGAIEAIDASTAIPILQSSRQVDLLVTDVGLPGLNGRQLAEIARQSRPHLKILFITGYAQNAAVRSGFLDPGMEMMTKPFAIDALATKIRDILGADPREI, encoded by the coding sequence ATGTCTCTCCTCCTGGAGCCGAACTTCGACCGCAACAGAGTTCGGCCTGCCTTTCTGACCGGCGGGGGCATCTGTGCCGATCTCATTGCCGCAAAAGACTGGGCGACGACACCGCTGGGAGCGATGGGCGGTTGGCCGCAGTGCCTGAAAAACGCAACTGCACTGCTGCTGCGGTCGCAGGTTCCCATCGTAATGCTGTGGGGCGACGAAGGCGTCATGCTGTACAATGATGCCTATTCAGGTTTCGCGGGAGGGCGCCATCCTGACCTTCTCGGCTCCAATGTGCGCGAAGGCTGGCCCGAAGTCGCCGACTTCAACGACAATGTCATGACCGTCTGCCTGGCTGGCGATACGCTGCATTACCGCGATCATGAACTGACGCTCCATCGCAATGGCACACCGGAACGGGTGTGGATGGACCTCGACTATTCCCCGGTGCTCGATGAGGCCGGCCAGCCCGCAGGGGTCATTTGCATCCTCGCCGAAACCACCGAGCGCGTGGCGGCGGACCGGCGGTCGGCATTCCTGTCGTCGCTGTCGGATGAACTTCGGGCACTGACCACGCCGGCAGATATCATGAGCCTGACTGCCGATCGTATCGGTCGATGGCTCGGAGCCAGCCGGGTGTTCTATGCGGAAATCGCCAGCGGTCGAATGACCGTCGAGCGTGACTTCACGCACGGCGTGTCCTCGATCGTCGGCGAACATTCCCTCGAAGCCTTCGGCCCAGACCTTCTGGCCGCATACAAGGTCGGAACGCCGGTGGTGGTCCGCAACGTCCGGACGGACGATCGGCTGAGCCCGGAAGCCAGTGCCGGATTGAGTTCGCGGGAAGTCGGCGCTTTCGTGGATGTGGTTCTGTTCGAAGAGGCGCAATGGGTCGGGCTTCTGGCGGTGCAGAATGCAACCCCTCGGGTGTGGACCGCGTCTGAGGAAACGCTCGTCCAGGAGGTTGGCGAGCGCGTCAAAATCGCGGTCGAGCGGGCGCGTGCGGAGCGCGATCGCCTGTGGGATCTATCCCAGGATCTGCTCGCCCGGGCCGATTATGTTGGCATGATGTCGGCGGTGAATCCGGCCTGGACACAGGCGTTGGGCTGGAGCGAGAACGAGCTCCTGACGCGTGGTTACGCAACCTTCATGCATCCCGACGACGAGCCTCCGACGATCGAGGCGATCGCGCGCATGGCAGAGACGCGCCAGCCGACGCGCTTCGAAAACCGCATCGCGACCAAAGACGGGGCCTGGAAACACATCGAATGGACTGTCGCTCCCGAACCCGACAGCAACAACTTTGTGGCCGTCGGGCGTGATCTTAGCGAAGCCAAGGCGCGCGAGGCAGACCTGCAGGCAGCACAGGAAGCCCTGCGCCAGAGTCAGAAGATGGAGGCGGTCGGCCAACTCACGGGCGGCATCGCGCACGACTTCAATAACATGCTGACGGGCGTCATCGGTGGCCTCGATCTGATCCAGCGCAACATCGCGGCCGGCAGAATGGATCGCGTCCAAAAATATATCGACGCTGCCAGCACGTCCGCCCAGCGGGCCGCGGGGCTTACGTCGCGCCTGCTCGCCTTCGGTCGCAGGCAATCGCTGGATCTGAAGGTGACCGATGTCAACGCCCTCGTCACCAGCATGGAAGACCTTCTTCATCGCACGCTCGGGGAGCAGATCGCGCTCGAATCTCATCTCGCAGATGATCTTTGGGCTGCCTCGACCGATGCCAATCAGCTTGAAAGCGCGCTGCTCAATCTTTGCATCAACGCGCGAGACGCCATGCCGAACGGCGGCAAACTCACCGTCGAAACCGACAACGCCGAATTGGATGACAGCTACGCGCGCGATTATCCCGAACTCCAGGCCGGCCAATATGTGATCCTGAGCGTCACCGATACCGGAAGCGGCATGTCGACATCGACGATCGAAAAGGTGTTCGAACCGTTTTTTACGACCAAGCCGGTCGGTCAGGGCACCGGTCTCGGCCTCTCGATGATCTATGGTTTTGCACGCCAGTCGGGCGGCCATATCCGGATTTACAGCGAGCTCGGGCAGGGCACGACGGTCAAGCTCTTCCTGCCGCGCTTCGAGGGCGAGATTCAAACCGACGTCGCGCCTGCGATCGCGATACCGCGCGGCGCAGGCGAGACCGTCATGATCGTCGAAGATGATGCTTCGGTCCGCCTGATCGTGACGGAAGTGCTCAACGAACTCGGCTACGGCGCGATTGAAGCCATAGATGCGTCAACGGCGATCCCGATCCTTCAGTCCAGCCGACAGGTCGATCTTCTTGTGACAGACGTCGGCCTGCCCGGCCTTAATGGGCGACAATTGGCGGAAATCGCGCGGCAATCCCGGCCACATCTCAAGATTCTTTTCATCACCGGTTATGCGCAGAATGCGGCCGTGCGCTCCGGCTTCCTTGATCCCGGCATGGAGATGATGACCAAGCCGTTCGCGATCGATGCCCTGGCAACGAAAATTCGCGACATTCTTGGAGCTGATCCTCGGGAGATCTAG
- a CDS encoding DUF4394 domain-containing protein, with amino-acid sequence MSFRTLFAASAALLMTSAAANAAQVAALVGGDTIAMVDTAQKKATGSVKVTGISGALVGIDVRPADGMLYGLVDDGTVVTIAKDGKATVKSKLDTMLAKGVTATVDFNPVADRLRVMGSDGMSLRANVDDGKVTKDGDHKYAETDMHKGEKPNVVAGAYTNSVKGTKETTLFNIDGTIGALVKQAPPNDGILGAVGKLGIKPTAAAFDIWSDGVKNEAWLMSGDTLYSVDLATGKATEAAKISGVTGKVTDIAIMGM; translated from the coding sequence ATGTCATTTCGCACGCTTTTCGCCGCTTCCGCCGCTCTGTTGATGACGTCCGCCGCCGCCAATGCCGCGCAGGTGGCCGCCCTCGTCGGGGGCGACACCATCGCCATGGTCGATACCGCGCAGAAGAAAGCCACGGGGTCCGTGAAGGTCACCGGTATTTCCGGCGCACTGGTGGGCATCGATGTCCGCCCGGCCGATGGCATGCTCTATGGCCTGGTCGACGACGGCACGGTGGTGACCATCGCCAAGGACGGCAAGGCGACGGTGAAGTCGAAGCTCGACACCATGCTGGCCAAGGGCGTCACGGCCACCGTCGATTTCAATCCGGTCGCCGATCGTCTCCGCGTGATGGGCTCGGACGGCATGAGCCTGCGCGCCAATGTGGATGACGGCAAGGTCACCAAGGACGGCGATCACAAATATGCCGAGACCGATATGCACAAGGGCGAGAAGCCGAATGTCGTCGCCGGCGCCTATACCAATTCGGTGAAGGGCACCAAGGAAACCACGCTGTTCAATATCGACGGCACCATCGGCGCGCTGGTCAAGCAGGCGCCGCCGAATGACGGCATCCTCGGTGCCGTCGGCAAGCTCGGCATCAAGCCGACCGCTGCTGCATTCGATATCTGGTCGGATGGCGTCAAGAACGAGGCCTGGCTGATGTCGGGCGACACGCTGTATTCCGTCGATCTCGCCACCGGCAAGGCGACCGAAGCGGCGAAGATTTCGGGCGTCACCGGCAAGGTGACGGATATCGCGATCATGGGCATGTAA
- a CDS encoding sigma-70 family RNA polymerase sigma factor codes for MTGNATITDAPHDDAPSDAIAREAQLAAALARCAAGDHAALKMIYASEAPKMIGVARRILFRQDLAEEAVHDAFVRIWRSAASFDPHRGSARGWLYAVVRNRALSIHRNEHRYDASDDSAFDIDCEATMTQMPETSALRQCLERIDRPRRDVVVLAYVHGMSHGELAGKLKVPLGTVKSWIRRSLFSLQECMG; via the coding sequence ATGACCGGGAATGCCACCATCACCGACGCGCCGCACGACGATGCACCGAGCGACGCGATCGCGCGCGAAGCGCAACTCGCAGCCGCGCTGGCGCGCTGCGCCGCAGGCGACCATGCTGCGCTCAAAATGATCTATGCCAGCGAAGCGCCAAAAATGATCGGCGTGGCCCGGCGCATTCTGTTCCGGCAGGATCTGGCGGAAGAAGCCGTGCACGATGCCTTCGTGCGGATCTGGCGCAGCGCCGCCTCTTTCGATCCGCATCGCGGCTCCGCCCGCGGCTGGCTCTATGCGGTGGTGCGCAACCGCGCGCTCAGCATTCATCGCAACGAACACCGCTATGACGCCTCCGACGACAGCGCCTTCGATATCGACTGCGAGGCGACCATGACGCAGATGCCGGAGACATCCGCGCTGCGCCAATGCCTCGAGCGCATCGACCGGCCGCGCCGCGACGTGGTGGTGCTGGCCTATGTGCACGGCATGAGCCACGGCGAACTCGCCGGCAAACTGAAAGTGCCGCTCGGCACCGTGAAGAGCTGGATCCGCCGCAGCCTGTTCTCGCTGCAGGAGTGCATGGGATGA
- a CDS encoding anti-sigma factor: MSMHDNTARPDDDLAADYVMGLLEGAELATAEQRMTTDLTFAKAVNVWRERLADLDATAEALAPSAGLWDRIADSTKVKPAIPLPGARAALGGATLWHNIRFWRGAGIGSACAALLLAVILIGALGTSRQLRNELIALAQSKPVYVAVLVNDTTNEAGAIVNAFSNGRVELIPLRAIDVPAGRTLQVWTLWDRTIGPKSIGLTGQSRTLQLDLNALPETVADQLFEITLEPEGGSPIGRPTGPILFKGTTARAL; the protein is encoded by the coding sequence ATGAGCATGCACGACAACACCGCGCGGCCCGACGACGATCTCGCCGCCGATTATGTGATGGGCCTGCTGGAAGGCGCCGAGCTCGCGACGGCCGAGCAGCGCATGACCACCGACCTGACCTTCGCGAAGGCTGTGAATGTCTGGCGCGAACGCCTGGCCGATCTCGACGCCACCGCCGAAGCGCTCGCGCCGAGCGCCGGCCTGTGGGACCGCATCGCCGACTCCACCAAAGTGAAGCCGGCGATCCCGCTGCCCGGCGCACGCGCAGCGCTGGGCGGCGCCACGCTGTGGCACAATATCCGCTTCTGGCGCGGCGCCGGCATCGGCAGCGCCTGCGCCGCGCTGCTGCTCGCCGTGATCCTGATCGGCGCCCTCGGCACCTCGCGGCAGCTCCGCAACGAGCTGATCGCGCTGGCGCAGAGCAAGCCGGTCTATGTCGCCGTACTCGTGAACGACACGACCAACGAGGCCGGCGCCATCGTCAACGCCTTCTCCAACGGCCGCGTCGAACTGATCCCGCTGCGCGCCATCGATGTCCCCGCCGGCCGCACGCTGCAAGTCTGGACGCTGTGGGATCGCACGATCGGTCCGAAGTCCATCGGCCTCACCGGCCAATCGCGCACCCTGCAGCTCGACCTCAATGCGCTGCCGGAGACCGTGGCCGACCAGCTGTTCGAGATCACCCTCGAACCCGAAGGCGGCTCGCCCATCGGCCGGCCGACCGGACCGATCCTGTTCAAGGGGACCACGGCAAGGGCGCTGTAA
- a CDS encoding MbcA/ParS/Xre antitoxin family protein, whose amino-acid sequence MDSAELRRPQDECRVLTEAVSQVALLWKLTNDQLGAILGLSPATASRLRSGAFTLEPTSKPFELGQYLVRLFRSLDAVMGSNDVGSMAWLRTANLDLGGRPIDLIRTIRGLSDVTDYVDDFRAHV is encoded by the coding sequence ATGGATAGCGCCGAACTCCGACGCCCGCAGGACGAATGCCGCGTTCTCACTGAAGCGGTGAGCCAGGTTGCGTTGCTGTGGAAGTTGACCAACGACCAGCTCGGCGCGATTCTCGGGCTTTCTCCGGCAACGGCCTCCCGACTGCGGTCCGGCGCATTCACGCTGGAGCCCACCAGCAAGCCGTTCGAACTCGGCCAGTATCTGGTCCGCCTTTTCCGCAGCCTCGATGCGGTGATGGGCAGCAACGATGTGGGCTCGATGGCCTGGCTGCGCACCGCCAATCTCGATCTCGGTGGCCGTCCAATCGATCTGATCCGCACCATTCGAGGGCTGAGCGACGTCACCGACTATGTCGATGATTTCCGCGCGCATGTGTAG
- a CDS encoding RES family NAD+ phosphorylase — protein sequence MVPKARHFTTYEKTVWRMVEAQHRISTNRLVADADDQALLERLVDQAKPPLPATARHLHYLLATPFRYGYAKSSRFRRARERPGIFYASEDIATSVAETAYWRLLFFSRSPDFKPPSNTVKHSAFTVPLKIERALDLTAKPFVAHTTTWMHPTDYTACQDFATQARRIDAQLIRYASVRAPDHRANLALLDPSGFARTTPTIEQTWHFRFEAGTMTAYAAMPSDQRYRYSMEQFGISAS from the coding sequence ATGGTCCCGAAAGCCAGGCACTTCACCACCTATGAGAAAACCGTATGGCGCATGGTCGAAGCGCAGCATCGTATCTCGACCAATCGACTCGTCGCAGATGCCGATGATCAGGCCCTGCTCGAACGCCTGGTCGATCAAGCCAAGCCACCACTACCAGCCACGGCGCGTCATTTGCACTATCTGCTCGCGACGCCATTCCGCTACGGCTACGCTAAGTCATCACGGTTTCGCCGCGCGCGCGAACGGCCGGGCATTTTCTATGCATCGGAAGACATCGCGACGTCGGTTGCAGAGACCGCCTATTGGCGCCTCCTGTTCTTCTCCCGCTCGCCGGATTTCAAACCGCCCAGCAACACGGTCAAGCATTCGGCCTTCACCGTTCCACTCAAGATCGAACGCGCGCTCGACCTGACCGCAAAGCCCTTTGTGGCTCACACCACGACATGGATGCATCCAACCGACTACACCGCATGTCAGGATTTCGCCACGCAGGCGCGGCGCATCGATGCGCAACTAATCCGCTACGCCTCCGTTCGCGCCCCGGATCATCGCGCCAATCTCGCACTGCTCGATCCCAGCGGTTTCGCGCGAACCACGCCGACCATCGAACAGACCTGGCACTTCCGTTTCGAGGCCGGCACGATGACGGCCTATGCGGCCATGCCGTCAGATCAGCGCTATCGCTATTCGATGGAACAATTCGGGATTTCCGCGAGCTGA
- the uvrB gene encoding excinuclease ABC subunit UvrB, which produces MAKKPDTPKTSAKSTKTPKAKPGAGRPEVKPIGPALAELLNPAINRGDAGMGSGTGLQPPPSNSFERRSGGEAAIHRARKSTPKKFEGDEGMRPTPLQPFPQPVVAPYAPRLSEQNGLEEAPQANYGTSAAIPTLDPELAKQLGFTTEEEDAEALTARPPRNKMEALGVQATADALEALIRDGRPEFRKQDGRDHVWTPHRPPRPDKSEGGVRFELKSAYEPKGDQPTAIKELVEGIDRNDRTQVLLGVTGSGKTYTMAKVIEATQRPAIILAPNKTLAAQLYGEFKNFFPDNAVEYFVSYYDYYQPEAYVPRTDTYIEKDSSINEQIDRMRHSATRALLERDDVIIVASVSCIYGIGSVETYTAMTFALKKNERIDQRQLIADLVALQYKRTQHDFTRGTFRVRGDVIDIFPAHYEDRAWRVNLFGDTVESIEEFDPLTGHKQDELEFVKIYANSHYVTPRPTLIQAMKSIKDELKWRLEQLHNQGRLLEAQRLEQRTTFDLEMMEATGSCAGIENYSRYLTGRRPGEPPPTLFEYVPDNALVFADESHVTVPQIGGMFKGDFRRKATLAEYGFRLPSCMDNRPLRFEEWDMMRPQTVAVSATPSGWELQESGGVFAEQVIRPTGLIDPPVDIRPARTQVDDLLGEVRATAAAGYRSLITVLTKRMAEDLTEFLHEQGIRVRYMHSDIDTIERIEIIRDLRLGAFDALVGINLLREGLDIPECALVAILDADKEGFLRSETSLIQTIGRAARNVDGRVILYADQVTGSMERAMAETTRRREKQVEYNVANNITPESVKKSIGDILGSVYEGDRVLVDIGAGGIADDAIAIGHNFEAVLADLEVRMREAAADLNFEEAARLRDEVKRLRATELAVVDDPTIKQRGVAARGGAYKGEKKYGNAANLPAQLDKAAQGKARGKFASKARKPTLDEMGPGMESKIFQPTNSRESGPEFGPAPRSSAGAPGRRGGWKKK; this is translated from the coding sequence ATGGCGAAGAAACCCGACACTCCGAAAACGTCCGCAAAATCAACGAAGACGCCCAAAGCCAAGCCCGGTGCTGGCCGTCCCGAGGTGAAGCCGATCGGGCCGGCGCTCGCGGAACTGCTGAATCCCGCCATCAATCGCGGCGATGCCGGCATGGGTTCGGGCACTGGTCTGCAGCCGCCGCCGAGCAATTCCTTCGAGCGCCGCTCCGGCGGCGAAGCGGCGATCCACCGCGCGCGAAAATCGACGCCGAAGAAGTTCGAGGGCGATGAGGGCATGCGCCCGACGCCGCTGCAGCCCTTCCCGCAGCCGGTGGTCGCGCCCTATGCGCCGCGGCTGAGCGAGCAGAACGGTTTGGAGGAAGCGCCGCAGGCCAATTACGGCACATCGGCGGCGATCCCGACGCTGGATCCGGAACTCGCCAAACAGCTCGGCTTCACCACCGAGGAGGAAGATGCCGAGGCGCTGACGGCGCGCCCGCCGCGCAACAAGATGGAAGCGCTCGGCGTACAGGCCACCGCCGATGCGCTGGAAGCGCTGATCCGCGACGGCCGCCCGGAATTCCGCAAGCAGGATGGCCGCGACCATGTCTGGACGCCGCATCGCCCGCCACGCCCGGACAAGTCCGAAGGCGGCGTGCGCTTCGAACTGAAATCCGCCTATGAGCCGAAGGGCGACCAGCCCACCGCCATCAAGGAATTGGTGGAAGGTATCGATCGCAACGACCGCACCCAGGTGCTGCTCGGCGTCACCGGCTCCGGCAAGACCTACACCATGGCCAAGGTGATCGAGGCGACGCAGCGCCCGGCGATCATCCTCGCGCCGAACAAGACGCTCGCCGCGCAGCTCTATGGCGAGTTCAAGAACTTCTTCCCCGACAATGCCGTCGAGTATTTCGTCTCCTACTACGATTACTACCAGCCAGAAGCCTACGTCCCCCGCACCGACACCTATATCGAGAAGGATTCGTCGATCAACGAACAGATCGACCGCATGCGCCACTCGGCGACGCGTGCGCTGCTGGAGCGCGACGACGTCATCATCGTCGCCTCGGTGTCCTGCATCTATGGTATCGGCTCGGTCGAGACCTATACGGCGATGACCTTTGCGCTGAAGAAGAACGAGCGCATCGACCAGCGCCAGCTGATCGCCGATCTCGTCGCCTTGCAATACAAGCGCACGCAACACGACTTTACGCGCGGCACCTTCCGGGTGCGCGGCGACGTCATCGACATCTTCCCGGCCCACTATGAAGACCGGGCCTGGCGCGTGAACCTGTTCGGCGACACCGTCGAGAGCATCGAGGAATTCGACCCGCTTACCGGCCACAAGCAGGACGAACTCGAATTCGTGAAAATCTACGCGAATTCGCACTACGTGACGCCGCGGCCGACGCTGATCCAGGCGATGAAGTCCATCAAGGACGAACTCAAATGGCGGCTGGAACAGCTGCACAATCAGGGCCGCCTGCTCGAAGCCCAGCGCCTCGAACAGCGCACCACTTTCGATCTCGAAATGATGGAAGCCACCGGCTCCTGCGCCGGCATTGAAAACTATTCGCGTTATCTCACCGGCCGCCGGCCGGGCGAGCCACCGCCGACTTTGTTCGAATATGTCCCCGACAATGCGCTGGTTTTCGCCGACGAGAGCCATGTCACCGTGCCGCAGATCGGCGGCATGTTCAAAGGCGACTTCCGGCGCAAGGCGACGCTGGCGGAATATGGTTTCCGCCTGCCGTCCTGCATGGACAATCGCCCGCTGCGTTTTGAAGAGTGGGACATGATGCGCCCACAGACCGTGGCGGTGTCGGCGACGCCGTCGGGCTGGGAGCTGCAGGAAAGCGGCGGCGTGTTCGCCGAGCAGGTCATCCGCCCCACCGGCCTGATCGATCCGCCCGTGGATATCCGCCCTGCCCGCACGCAGGTGGACGATCTCCTCGGCGAAGTCCGCGCCACCGCGGCGGCGGGCTATCGCTCGCTGATCACCGTGCTGACAAAACGCATGGCGGAAGACCTCACCGAATTCCTGCACGAACAGGGCATTCGCGTGCGCTATATGCACAGCGACATCGACACCATCGAGCGCATCGAGATCATCCGGGATCTCCGCCTCGGCGCCTTCGATGCGCTGGTCGGCATCAACCTGCTGCGCGAAGGTCTCGACATTCCCGAATGCGCGCTGGTCGCCATTCTCGATGCCGACAAGGAAGGCTTTTTGCGTTCCGAAACCTCGCTGATCCAGACCATCGGCCGCGCCGCGCGTAACGTCGATGGCCGCGTGATCCTCTATGCCGATCAGGTCACCGGCTCGATGGAGCGCGCGATGGCCGAAACCACGCGCCGCCGCGAGAAGCAGGTCGAGTATAATGTCGCCAACAACATCACGCCGGAAAGCGTGAAAAAATCCATCGGCGACATTCTCGGCTCCGTCTATGAAGGCGATCGCGTGCTGGTCGATATCGGTGCCGGCGGCATCGCCGACGACGCCATCGCCATCGGCCATAATTTCGAGGCGGTGCTGGCCGATCTCGAAGTGCGGATGCGCGAGGCTGCGGCCGACCTGAATTTCGAGGAAGCCGCCCGCCTGCGCGACGAAGTAAAACGCCTGCGCGCCACCGAGCTTGCCGTCGTTGACGACCCCACCATCAAGCAGCGCGGCGTCGCGGCGCGCGGCGGTGCCTACAAGGGCGAAAAGAAATACGGCAACGCCGCCAACCTCCCGGCGCAGCTCGACAAGGCCGCGCAAGGCAAGGCGCGCGGCAAATTCGCCAGCAAGGCGCGCAAGCCGACGCTGGACGAAATGGGCCCGGGCATGGAGAGCAAAATTTTTCAGCCGACCAATTCGCGGGAGTCGGGGCCGGAATTCGGACCGGCGCCACGATCGAGCGCTGGCGCACCGGGGCGACGGGGTGGGTGGAAGAAGAAGTGA